A stretch of Anaerobiospirillum thomasii DNA encodes these proteins:
- a CDS encoding Cof-type HAD-IIB family hydrolase, with amino-acid sequence MERASKIKLVALDMDGTVLNSQKQVGPRTRQVLKRLSDKGVYIVVATGRPPQGIFNYVKDLSLVNDRGYVVCFNGAGIVSLPHVNFVYNEYLNGTTLMELARITHEHGCKIHAFSVQQGLILEDENSPSYREVQHCKVGYKKSNLEHVDPNEHFFKALAVGQSHELDVLRASLDAMQSDKYTIMRSDPNFLEFIPGTCTKGSALTHLCEILNISMDNVLAFGDAENDADMLKKAGIGVAMGNADDTVKVLADYVTLDNDNEGIAVFLEKLFELS; translated from the coding sequence ATGGAAAGAGCATCTAAGATAAAGCTTGTAGCCCTGGATATGGACGGTACAGTTTTAAATTCACAAAAACAGGTAGGGCCAAGAACACGTCAGGTACTAAAAAGATTAAGTGATAAAGGGGTGTATATAGTTGTAGCTACAGGCCGTCCGCCACAGGGAATTTTTAATTATGTAAAGGATTTAAGTCTTGTAAATGACAGGGGCTATGTGGTGTGTTTCAATGGCGCAGGCATTGTCTCTTTGCCGCATGTAAACTTTGTCTACAATGAGTATTTAAATGGCACAACTCTTATGGAACTTGCAAGGATTACACATGAACATGGCTGTAAAATCCATGCCTTTAGTGTGCAGCAGGGTTTAATTTTAGAGGATGAAAACTCACCTTCCTATCGTGAGGTGCAGCACTGCAAGGTAGGTTATAAAAAAAGCAATCTTGAGCATGTGGATCCAAATGAGCATTTTTTCAAGGCCCTGGCAGTAGGTCAAAGCCATGAGCTTGATGTACTAAGAGCAAGTCTTGATGCAATGCAAAGTGATAAATACACCATTATGCGCTCTGATCCAAACTTTCTTGAATTTATTCCAGGCACATGTACCAAAGGCTCGGCTTTAACCCATCTGTGCGAGATTTTAAATATATCTATGGATAATGTTCTGGCCTTTGGTGATGCCGAAAATGATGCTGACATGCTAAAAAAGGCTGGAATTGGCGTGGCTATGGGCAATGCCGATGATACTGTCAAGGTTCTGGCCGACTATGTCACCCTCGATAATGATAATGAGGGTATAGCTGTCTTTTTAGAAAAACTCTTTGAACTAAGTTAG